Proteins from one Sarcophilus harrisii chromosome 2, mSarHar1.11, whole genome shotgun sequence genomic window:
- the CHST3 gene encoding carbohydrate sulfotransferase 3 — MEKGHSWPQDTRDLLHSLRMRSKYALFLLFVVIVFVFIEKENKIISRVSDKLKQIPQSLMDANSTDPALILAENASLLSLSELDSSFSQLRQRLRNVTLQLGGEPAELRPGPRRHVLLMATTRTGSSFVGEFFNQQGNIFYLFEPLWHIERTVTFEPGGANAAGSALVYRDVLKQLFLCDLYILEHFISPLPEDHLTQFMFRRGSSRSLCEEPVCTPTVKKVFEKFHCKNRRCGPLNLTLAADACLRKEHMALKAVRIRQLEFLRPLVEDPRLDMRIIQLVRDPRAVQASRMVAFSGKYEIWKKWVAEGEAHLREDEVQRLRGNCESIRLSAELGLSQPSWLRGRYMLVRYEDVARLPLQKAREMYRFAGITLTPQVEDWIRKNTQASQDSSGIYSTQKNSSEQFDKWRFSIPFKLAQVVQGACAPAMRLFGYKLAPDPATLTNRSVSLLEDRGTFWVT; from the coding sequence GGTCTCGGACAAGCTGAAGCAAATCCCCCAATCCCTCATGGACGCCAACAGCACCGACCCGGCGCTGATCCTCGCCGAGAACGCGTCCCTCCTGTCCCTGAGCGAACTGGACTCTTCCTTCTCCCAGCTCCGGCAGCGGCTCCGGAACGTCACCCTGCAGCTGGGGGGAGAGCCGGCGGAGCTGCGGCCGGGCCCGCGGCGGCACGTGCTGCTGATGGCCACCACCAGGACGGGCTCGTCCTTCGTGGGGGAGTTCTTTAACCAGCAGGGCAACATCTTCTACCTCTTCGAGCCTCTGTGGCACATCGAGCGGACCGTGACCTTCGAGCCCGGGGGCGCCAACGCCGCCGGCTCCGCGCTGGTCTACCGGGACGTGCTGAAGCAGCTGTTCCTGTGCGACCTCTACATCCTGGAGCACTTCATCAGCCCGCTGCCCGAGGACCACCTGACGCAGTTCATGTTCCGGAGAGGGTCCAGCCGCTCGCTCTGCGAAGAGCCCGTGTGCACGCCCACCGTCAAGAAGGTCTTCGAGAAGTTCCACTGCAAGAACCGCCGCTGCGGCCCCCTCAACCTGACCCTGGCCGCGGACGCCTGCCTGCGCAAGGAGCACATGGCGCTCAAGGCCGTGCGCATCCGGCAGCTGGAGTTCCTTCGGCCGCTGGTGGAAGACCCCCGCCTGGACATGCGGATCATCCAGCTGGTCCGGGACCCCCGCGCCGTGCAGGCGTCCCGCATGGTGGCCTTCTCCGGCAAGTACGAGATCTGGAAGAAATGGGTGGCGGAAGGGGAGGCCCACCTGCGGGAGGACGAGGTCCAGCGGCTCCGGGGGAACTGCGAGAGCATCCGGCTCTCGGCCGAGCTGGGCCTGAGCCAGCCCTCCTGGCTGCGGGGCCGCTACATGCTGGTGCGCTACGAGGACGTGGCCCGCCTGCCGCTGCAGAAGGCCCGGGAGATGTACCGCTTCGCGGGGATCACCCTCACCCCGCAGGTGGAGGACTGGATCCGGAAGAACACCCAAGCCTCCCAGGACAGCAGCGGCATCTACTCCACCCAGAAGAACTCCTCGGAGCAGTTTGACAAGTGGCGCTTCAGCATCCCCTTCAAGCTGGCCCAGGTGGTCCAGGGAGCCTGCGCTCCCGCCATGCGGCTCTTCGGCTACAAGCTGGCCCCCGACCCCGCCACCCTCACCAATCGCTCGGTCAGTCTGCTGGAGGACCGGGGCACCTTCTGGGTGACGTAA